The stretch of DNA CCTGGTGCCAAGAAGGGAAAGGGGGAGAAATGTGGCGAAGCCTTATGAAAAGGCTTACAGTGCTGCCAGATGTTGcttgcattaaagaaaaaagggttGATGGGTTtcaagagcacagcagctgcaactgacctgcagtgctgtttgcaCCCACCACATGCTCAGCTGGCTGTATGCACTGGGGGGAATgcaaaaaagcagaggaaaagggaCTGCTTTCAGAGTACATCAAAACCACCCTCAGTGCTCTGTTCCTGGGGCTAACCATGTCACACTgccctccccacctccctcaCAGTTACCTGAAGCTGCCAAAGCCACGGCTCTGCTGTAGAGTCTGTGCAAACATCTCATATTTCCTGATGTCATTGTCACTGACAGAGCGGCGAGCAAAGCGCATGGCCTCCTCAAAGTGATCTCTGCGTATCTCAGGAACTGGGTCGTCCTCCTCCacttcctgcagcaggacagagagCAGGGATGAGCCACGTGCAGCTCAGCACCTGCCCACACCTCCCTCAGGGTCAGGATGCATCAATACCCACTGAGGCAGGGGCTAGagagggatgctgcagcagactgactcacagctgcagcaggggccTGCTGAGCAATGCCAGTGACGAGGCACCACAGGAGGCCCTCGCCCTCCCACAAGAAGAGAACAAAGTGCTCCAGCTCAGCGCTCTGTGCCAAGAGCCTACAGCCTACTCGTCCTCATCTGAAGATTACTGAGAGAAATGCATCATCCCTCACCCACAGGCAGAGGTGGGCTGCCTATCTCAAAAGCAGGGAAAGCTCAGGGTGCCCCACTCACCATGGCAGAAGGGTTGGTCTGCCTCTCACGTTCTCGTCTGATCTCACTCTCAATGGACTCCCGGATGGCCAGTTTGCAGGCACGCTGGCAGATTTCTGTCAGGTCGGCCCCCGAAAAGCCATTGGTCATCTTAGCTAGGAAATCCAGGTCAACATCCtagcaaagaaaaccaaacccacaAGAAAAGCGTTTACATCTTGTACTCTCAAATGACAAAGAGGTGCCTTAAGATTTCACAATAGCAAGGAGCTACCTTAACTTTGGCCAGTCTGAAGAAGATAAGCTATTAAGGCTCCTGTTGCTCCTGTTGATAAAAGTACACTACATACAAGGGCAGGTCATATATCCCCCCCACACCCAGCAAGAACCTGCTACATGGCTACAAACCTCTGCCCACTGTTCACCTTCAAGAGGAAGGAGGCTGACTTGAGCATTTCAGATATAATTCGCTCAGATCTTAGCATTAGAAATCAATGGAACAGTTTCAGAATGGAAATAGAGATGGGGCAGAGGGAGACAAGCATGAACAGTCTTCAACCCTCAAGTGACACAGCAACACCAGAACATCCTCTTTCAAgctttccttcccagcagcacttAAAAAAGTAAACTTGGCCTAAAAACACTTGTGCACTCACtttacatctgttttttctctgattaATTCTATCAGTTTCACTATTGCCTGCTCCCCAGGCAAGGGATATAACTCTTGTCTGTGAAAGAGTTCAGCAGTTAACCGCTATGGTTCCTCTTCAATTTCCATTTCCCACCCCCGTTTTCtacatttactttttcagaGTACAAGAATCCTTTCCATCTTGCCATAACAGGCATTTCCCATTCCTGCACCGTGGGCAGAACTCTACTATGTGATGAAGACCTGCTGTGCTTACACACTGATATCTAGCTGCACTGATACTTACTTTTAGATCTCGAGCCTACCTCTACCCTCTTCATTTCCATCTTTCAGGGATGGAAGACTTCCCAACTCTGCACGGTGCAGAGCAGTCACCAGCCCTCTTCTCTGCTCCCAGTTCATTGGGAATATGTGCAGCACACAGGAAAATCAAATCAGATACAGCCACAGCACAGGTCCTACCTTAGCAACTGGTGATTTCCTCAGGTTGGCCTTAAGAATAGCAACCCGGGACTTCTCGTCAGGCAGGGGGATGTAGATGAGTTGATCCAGGCGGCCAGGGCGCAAGATGGCTGGGTCAATGATGTCTGGCCTGTTGGTGGCACCGATGATGAAGACGTTCTTCTTGGTGGACATGCCATCCATCTCTGTCAGGATCTGGTTGATGACACGATCTGCAGCACCACCACCATCTCCAATATTCCCACCTCGAGCCTTTGCAATGGAATCCAGCTCATCAAAGAAGAGCACACAAGGGGCTGCTTGGCGGgcctgaaaaagcaaacagaaacaactgAATACCATCAGGCAAAGAGAACACTGGTTTCATGCTAAGCCTACTCCTAGAATCAAAGCAGTTCGGAAGAGTACCAGAGCACTGTCACCTCAAGGAGAGCCCGAAGGAGCTGCTTTAGAGCAGTCTCCTGCAAAATAACCCTCAGTAAACTCTCTTGATAACAAGGTAAACTTCCCCAAAGCTGGGATCATTGTGAACCAGACAGAAGGGTGGTAACTCTGATGGCTAGAGGGTAACTCTGCCTGGACAAGAACTCTCCCTGCAAGATATGGGGATATCAAATTGTTATTTAAGCACTGGGGTATTAGTAGATGCAGTGTGGAAGGGGGAGATCTAGTCACTGCCTTCAGCTGCCAAACAAGTAgttagagggaaaaaagagcCAGATACTTCTATAAGGTGCGCAGTGAGAATAGGTGCAAATTGCCTTCACAATGAGAGAGTTCAAACACTAGCACACAGGGCTACAGATGCCAGGGATTCACCAAGCTTGGCATGTGTCCAGAACTAATATACGTAAGGACCTAGTGTACACAAACTAAATTTCCAAGCTCTTCCAACTCTGGACAAAGAGTTGGAGCAGGTGGTATCCGAGGTTCTTTTCCAACCCacaatttttcctctctttcttctttcaactTTGCTCTTTCAGCAGCTTCCCTGACATGACAAGAGGATTCCCATGGTAATCAAGGCCATGTTCCTTCTGGGACAGAAGGAGACAATATCTACAGGGAACTGTATAGGAGGAGTCAAACTCTCTTCTATTCCATGCACACTGAAGGACAAGAACCTGTAGGATGTTTGAAAATCTGTAGTGGGTATCAGATACTGAGGtttcaaaataagtttttagGGATGAGGAGGATATTTATGTCACCCTAATGCTTACCTCCCTGCTAAGGCACTGGGACATTTATCATCCTGTAACAACAGATACAAACTGTAGCAGGAGCAATCTATTAAATATCTATGTTCCCAAAGAGGATTAATTCCCCAACATCAGGAAAGCAGTCTCTGCTCACTGCAAGttggaaaaacacaaaatacataaacaatAACCAGGCCAGTTAAGACAGCACAGTGGAGACAACATGCTGGGGGTATCTAAGCACAAATATAGTACAAGGAGTAGAAGAAACACCTACCTTGTCAAAGATCTCGCGCACATTGGCTTCAGACTCTCCAAACCACATGGTGAGCAATTCTGGCCCCTTGATGGAAATGAAGTTTGCCTGGCATTCGTTGGCAATGGCTTTGGCCAGAAGTGTTTTACCACAACCAGGCGGCCCATAGAACAGAACTCCTTTTGATGGAGTCATGCCAAATTTGAGGAACTTGTCTGGGTGCTCCACAGGATACTAAATtagaacaataacaaaaaaaacttaaaatgtgCCCCAGAAGGCCTGTACTTTGCTcctaccatttaaaaaaaaaaaaaaaagaaaagaaaaaaagccacacacaaCCCTGAGATTTCTAGTGAGTTACATGCAAGATTCTGCCGCTCGGGGCCACTGGAGTTTTTTTAAATGGGGACTGGTCTGAAAAGTACCACAGCTAAACTATAAAGCTGCCCTAAACAGTCCGTTTACCCTTAAAGACTAAACACTACAATTTGGGTAGTTTTCCAACACACTTAAACCCAGCTTtgctctgccctgcagaagCAAAACGGAACAAACAGCTCATTATCCAACCTAGTCAGCTCTGCCCTCCAGAGACAGGCAAGGTGTCTGATGTGAGCTTTTATCCCTAGCAACAAGGTCAGATCGCCTAGGCGATGactgaaaaccagaaaattagactaaaaatatttttttttacactcaCAGACAAGGTGTCTCTGCAGGGCTAACTGAAAGCGGGAATATATCAAAACCCAACCAAACTGATGGAGACACAAGAAGTTTCCACAGAGCATTTGTGACTTTTTGTGTCCGTCACAGCAGACTTTGCTAATTACTTCTCACCTGTCCCTATGCTAGCAGTGATAGAAAGCTCTTTGGAGGCTCACTGCATGAGAATCTTCATTAATCATCCGGCAGATAAAGCCACTACATGATAGATTCTCAGCAGTGGTCCCACTGCTATTCTCCACTTAAGCAGAACTACTGTTGTTTTTGAACATAGCACGAGACTCACCAAAGATCACTGTAGATTCAACTACAGAAAGCCTGACAGGAAAGCTGCTTCCCCTCCCTAAGTTCTCTAAGATGGAATACTACAGAATTTTCAATCCACTACAAGCAATTACTctaaaaatatctgcatttatCCTGTTCATAGCCCAAAGCAGAATATCAAGAGGTTCTTTTTAAGCTGACTGGGCAAAAATCTGTTGGAAATCCTCACCTGTACAAGCTCCTGGAGTTCTCTCTTTACATCCTCTAGACCACCAATATCTTCCCAGGTAACTTGTGGCACCTCCACCACAGTCTCCCGAAGAGCAGAAGGGTTGCTCTGGCTCAGAGCCCACTGTTAttagaaagaaacagcagtgtAGAACTGTATCATGTCATGTTAAAACACTTCAGATAAGCAATTAAACAATGCATCTAGAAGAAAGAGGGGCAGTCTTGCATTACCCTGAAGTCATCCATGGTCACAGCCAGCGAGTTCATCACTTCAGCATCAATGGTTTCATCTTCTAGGTCTATAAGATCCATCTTCTTTCTGATAGCCTGAAGAGCAGCTTCTGAGCAAAGAGCAGCCAAGTCAGCACCAACATGTCCATGGGTCTCATTTGCCAcctgaaagcaaagcactgaCTATGACTCACAGAGATACAAGCAAGCAATCACAAGGAAAGGCACGCTCTGGTCACTTATTCAGAGATGCAGTGAAACTCTGAAAGACGGGAATGTCAGTGCTCCAATGTGGTTTTCAGGAAAAGTGCTACCACATATTTAACAGGCAGAGACACTGCTGTTGTATGTACCACTTGAGATCAAAGTTGCAACTGGAATTCAGATGGCATGCAGAAGGATAACCACAAGGACTGGAGTTCTTCATGCAGGATAGAGATTACAGGAACAAAATAAGTGTACATGCAGTGTCCCAAGCCACCATAACACTCACACCTCTGAGAGCTGTTTTaaatttacttcatttttaaagagaatgccacaacaaacacagaagaacaGTGGCAGAGCACTTGCAGACTCTACTGAGACATGACTTTGCCATGCCATTCTTAATGAGCAAGAGAGGATTTCTAGTCACTGCTAAAATAGTTGGAAGGAAGCTCAGAGATCACATTCACCCAGTTTAAAGATGCCCTAGATGAGCAACTAACATTTGCTGGTCAAAGTCATAACAACTCTTCCActacaaaacacagcaccagGAACATTCACCTTTCCCAATGGCATGCCACTCACCTGTTCCAGATCCACATCATCAGCcagtttcatattttttgtGTGGATCTGCAGGATCTCCAGGCGCCCAGTTGCATCTGGGATTCCAATATCTACCTCTCTATCAAAACGACCTGGAGAATATAAAACGTGTGTTGAGCTACTGATTCTCCAAACCAAAGAAGCTGTAGTGGCAGTTTTCCTCTGACTGAGCAACCTGATGACAAGCCGCAATTTCAGAAAATGCCAGAGCTTTGAGTTCCTCTACAGCATCTATCAGCATAGTTGCAGGGACAGATCAGAGAAGGAGAGGCCTTACCAGTGTAGGGAGAGTGAGACTACTACATTAACCAGAGTTCAGGATTTCAAAAAACAGAGTGTTACTGGTCTAGGAGCTTTTTCCTGGCCTCATCTGTAGAAGAAGATGCTTCTCCTAACCAAGATATcacaatacatttttgtttacttctaCCACTGTGTCCTGAGCATAAGAATTTGCAAATTCTAAGAGAGTGATTTagtttttctgaactttttacAGTACTGATCATGGCAATAACCAAGTGGTGAAATGCAAAAATCTAACCAGTATGTGGGGAGGCAGGAAGCCTACTTATTGCTGAAATACTAACTAAAGTACGTATCCCTGTCATTAGTCTCCAGTAATGCCTCTGCAGACTGAAGATTGCCATTTTCTCCTGCAAACTTGACTGGTTTGCTATTACAGGCTTCGCGGCTCATACACCAGACATCCATTCACACTGCACAGTTCTGAAAACCTAGATCTTGGAAACTACTCGACTCCTCATCAACAAAAGTAACAGAAGCCAGAAAATTCTTCTGCAGCCTGAGGCATGAACATCCTCTCAGGAAGCCATTTAATCAGTGTGTCCCAAGCTAGCCTCATCTAAGAAAGGCTACCACTAGATTTCAAGTATTTTGTCATTTCCTTAAGTTCTAGCCTAGTAAGACAGAAAATTATACCAAAGCCCAGAAATTAATCTCAAACAAGCAGTTGGAGGCAAATCACAGATAAGACACCACACAGAAGATGTTAAATTTCTGCTCAATCTTTTCAAGGCCCCTGAAGCATAGTCTGTAATAAAGTATCTGACAGACAAAACAGAGATGATAATCCAGTTACCAAATCTCCTGAGTGCTGGGTCAATGCTGTTTGGTCTGTTGGTAGCTGCCATAACAATCACATGCGCTCTCTGTTTCAGTCCATCCATAAGAGTCAATAGCTGAGACACTATGCGACGCTCCACCTCTCCATGCGTCTGTGGAGACAGAAAGCAACGATCAGACTTAAAGCTCTACAGCATAGCACAGGTACTAGTGCTGCACCACAGCAGACAGACAATAAAAACACCAGCTGTTAAGAAACATTGTGAACGATGTACAATTCCACTCATGTCTGCTGCTTTACACTATACTCAAAACACAGAGATTCATGCCAGTTGCTACCAAAAAGGGTGTACAGACACATCTTCAGCTCCTAAAAGGCTCTTTTTACCTTCTCTCTCTTAGGAGCAATGGCATCCAGTTCATCAATGAAAATGATGGCAGGTGCattcttttcagcttcttcaaAGGCTTTCCTCAGGTTGCTCTCAGACTCGCCAGCCAGCTTGCTCATGATCTCAGGacctgaaaaacagcagcactgtggaaTCCAGAAGAGAAGCAGCTAGCTCCAAGGCATGCAGCTGAATTTTCTCAGTACAACATTCACATGGGAGTATCTATATTTCAAGCCAAAGCAAACACTATCAACCAAATTCACTAAACTTGCAGCTGAACAGGCAAGAACAGCATGCGGAATTACTTTCTATCATTATTCTGGTGTTCTCAGTTTACTCTAACAGAATGCAGTACTAGTCAATGAGCTACCTTTAGCTGCCTCTTTTCTTACCCTATTTCACACTTGGTGAGCTTCTCTGTAATGTGCCACCACACACTGTTAATGCCAGTCCTAGCTTGCAAGAAAAGCAATCAAATTATATGGTGATGAATTATCAGAgtagggaaggaaaaagctgtAAGATACTGAAGCTGTCTTTAGCTTGCATTACACAGGTGCACATTTACCTCTGTGCAAGCCTATAAATAagctccaaaacaaacaagaatgaacaaaacaaaacgcacagacacaaccaaaaaaaaaaaccacaagaaaacagctaaaaaaCCACCCCACACAACCTCCCCCCAAacaattaattaataaaaaaaagtataaagaCATCAATTCCAGAAAGGACAGCAATCCCCTGAGATTTCCTACAATTGCTAAACTCTAATGCTTACCAATCTAATTTGTTTAGATTTTTCCATCATGATGATGGGAGTGATACTGAAGACAAAGTACGTTCCTTCTGAAGGATccaaggaaaagaaacccaacTCTCAGGAGTGCAAAGCCGCTAGCTGACTGAAGTGAGCAAGCTGCAAAGCCAGTGGTGCAGGCAGATACTGTTTCACTTCAGGTAACTCATCAATTCACACCAGCTCTGTCTACAGCATTGCCTGCAGCCACAGGTTTGGGATGAGCAGAGAATGCATCACTAATTCTGAcaacaaatgttattttcattatgcAGCAGAAGCACAAGCAGAAGCTGAAGATCAGCTTATTAGCAGTGACTCCTTTCATACACATCCATTTACTTCTGACATGTTAAGGTAAAAAGCAAGTCCATTCCCTACCACTGGTCACTCCTATGATATCTTGAGATAAAAAGCAGATACTGCTGGTCTCTGctatgctgtgctgctttcaccCTCATGGGTCTAATTGAAAtcatgaaagagaagaaaagcagcagttctcAAGTACAAGCATTCAGTTATTCTAGCACTGATGGtaaaatgggagagaaaaacagtgagGAAAATTCGGAATTTTGTCTTCATAGTGGACACAAACTAGTATCTATCTATCTCAACTGCAGTAAGTGAAAATGATCAACATGAGGTTCTGTCATTAGTAGCTAAGTTCCAAGTTACTCATTATAGCTTTCAGGAAAAGTTCTTCCCAATTAAagataagtgaaaaaaaaaaaaaaaaacaggtctTGTACTTTActtgaggggaagaaaaatgcagtgcagactagcttcttttcaaaataaaacatgctggcaagaaaaacaagtgtttACACCCATATGCACAGAAAAATCTCACTGCTTCACTCCTAGCCTTGCCCTTACAACATAAGTGAACACTCAGACAGACTGCAAGTTCCTGCAACACAAAGCTGTCTTTCAACCACTCTGCCACAAAACAATTAGGCGTGAGTACAGTGCCACTACAGATGTTTGTGCACAAATGGCCTCTAAGCCTCCCCAGAGGGGCACCTGAAAGAGGTAAGGAAGGATAGAGGTCAAGGAGACAAAGCAGCTATGTATGACTTATTTAAACCGTACACTATCATTAGCTGGATGAATGATTACAAAGCAGATCTTGGTCCAAAGCAGACCCAAAACTTACCGTtaatcaggaaaaagaaagcccCAGTTTCGTTGGCCACTGCTCGGGCAATCAGTGTTTTGCCAGTGCCAGGTGGACCATACAGCAGGATTCCTCGTGGAGgctgcaaaaagagaaaaggaatttaGGTGGTAAACTAGTACCAGAATGCCTAAGAAGCTTCACAGTGAAATTCCAAGCATTTGATAAAGCCGGTCTCAAATTATGATGCAACCTCATGCAACAGCTGCCATCCTACCATCAACACCCTGACTACTTTGCAtgacacacaaacaaaaaccttgCCAGTAAGTGACAGTGCTTATTCAAAACATCATTCTGTTTTACAAGTGCCAATGCTTTAATCTGTGTCTAAAACATGTAAGGAAATACTCTCCTAATACTAGCATTAGAAGACAAGCAACACGTAAGTTATTCCTCTTACGTATTCCCCTCCAGTATGTCCTAAGCCTCCTACATCATGAGCCATTAGCAAAAGCAAGACGACTCATCCACCTGATGCACGCAGGTCCTTACCTTCACCCCTATGGCCTTGAAGAGAGCAGGGTGTCGGAGGGGAAGTTCCACCATCTCTTTGATCTGAGCCAGCTGCTTCCGGCAGCCACCAATGTCATCATAGCCCACCTCATTCAGTGACTCTTCTTCATCCTACCAGGAAGGAAATGTATCAAACACTTGAGTGAAAACAATAGTTCAACAATCCCTCCCCAGTTTCAGGAATCTGGGCTTTTGCTCAGTgtcatttctttgttgttttgagAGTCTCGTTTCCAAGTCTTTCTCATTCTTCCACAACTGTTTCTTAGCTCTGACTTCCCAAACATTCAGTGACAATTGCCGGCACGTACCTTGTTCTCAGTGGAACCCCCCGCCTTGGGTAACAGCATGaagattaaaaactgaaatgtccttggctctgtacagaGCTGTTcagcaactaaaacatcagtatgttatcaacattgttttttatCATcaagccaaaacacagcaccataacagacacaaggaagaaaatcaactctgtcccagctgaaacaaGGACATTGTAACATTAGGCCACACTAAAATCATAAATTAACATCACCTGGAATCTTAGAGGAGCTTAGGCCAAAGCCCCACAAATCCTGTACCACCACTTCAGTAAGAGACTGCCCCTGACAAGTGCTGAAGATCTCCACAGATGGAGATTCTTGATCTCTCTAGGCTCTGGGGAAACCGTTTTCCTATTATCTGCCAGGAATTTCTCTTGACCCAGCTTGTGCCATTGCCTCTACTCCTGTCCCTGGGCACAACTCTCAGAAAAGTCAGGTTGCCTGCATCTTTCTACCAGGAAGATGCCAGCAGGCCTGCTGCTTCACCTTTCCTACTCGAGGCTGCGTAAGCCCACTCACCCAGCcccacttcatttattttgaccTCCAGCTCCTCACCATTTTGGTAGCCTTGGCCGAACCTGCTCCTGTCTGCCTCTGCGGTGTCCTAATGAGCCCAAACAGGACTCACTCAGTGTCCCACAACTGCTGAACATAGAGAAGAGCTAACCAGAAAACAGCACCCAGTCTGACTTGCAGCCAGTAAAAAGGCAGACATGGCCAAATTAGCTCCTATTCCTGAGATTTCCTATTCTGTAAAAGTAAGTCTGAGCGGTTGGCCACCTGTCTTAAACTTGGGATGTCCCAGGTTAGATATCTGAAGGGAATGAAatcaagtaaaacaaaaccaactgtTTAGAGATCTCCATTATCTCACTCAAAAAGCATTAATTGCTGTCTCCTCACACGGCACAAAATTCAGCAACACATTAAAGCCTTCCTGCCATGGATCAAGGGAACTCTGGAATTAAATGATGCACTTAATGTCCATAAATTCCATTTAATGTCCAGCACTAAATACCTGGAAGCAGATGAAAAACCAGCTGCTACCAAATTACAGCCTAGGCATTACAGTAATCTCAGTATCTAAGGAAGGATACTGAGAGCACATTTCTCCAACTACCGTCAGCAGCATCTCATCCCCTGGAACCAGAGCATGCAGCATTACATTCAGTACACAAAATGCCACTCCCAGAGCTGAAAGCACTATCAAAGAAAGAGATTTCACTGGACAGACTGGAGTCAGTTCAAGAACAGTGTGGTAGGATTCTGCTCACCTCTCGTTTGATGGGCTCTCCTTCACAATGGATCACTGTGTCCGGAGCCACTATGCAGTAAGGACTTGGATCTGTCTCCACCACTTTGAACTCCACTGCACGCATCCCTCCTCGCACCAAGAAAATGTCACCTGTGAAAACCCATATTTCAGTACCCTGGTGCAACTACCATCTGCAAAATGTCAATCCCTGTACTATCCAGCAGCctcagaggaaaaggaaataggTTACGCATGCATATGCCACTGGTATTTTTCATGCTGCTCTGTATTTCAGACTCAAGAGCTACACATATTGTGACTATAAGGAGACTATTTAGACCTGTAGCAGTTTAATTTTCTCAAATTTCAAGCAGAAACAAGTAGCAAACAATAGAAAAGAATACTCCAACTAAATACCAAACAATCAAACGCAATTAATCATACTTATTATCCATTCAGTTTCAATTTAGCTGTTTTAGAACTCTTTCTGTTtaccagaaaggaaaaagcccTTTACATattgttaaggaaaaaaaaaaaaaagcaagcaggcTAAGAATAGGGTCCAAAAGAAAGATGTTCAtgtttttctgcctcctttAGAAACTAGCTATTAATTTACAAAAGAGCTGCCTATTTGCAGGGTGTAGCCCAAGGGACAGTAGATAGTGCAACCACAAGTGAAAAGTCATGAGACAGGAGAAATCAAAGGCAGGATGAAATGGTGTGCCACCCTGACCAACcaaaggttttcaagaaacatacAAAGCAACATGAGACTCAATGCCAAAAACGTGTTTTCTTCATACAACTCCAGCTGCCCCACTTTGACTCCCAGTGCCTTATACTGGAGAACAGCAACTGCTGACTGTTTCGCTAGAGAAATTCACTCCAGCCACCACCTGTACACTGTTTTTGCTACCACTGCTCCAAACAGGTGACTTTCTGGAGTGGCTGCTCCAGCCCACAGAAAGACATACAAAGACAAGTGCAGCCTTGAATGTCCTACCTCTGCCTACCAtctcaaagaagaaattctatCCAGAAGCAACCAGGGAAGGGACAAAAATCACTAACATAGTAAAAAACTTACTTTGAATTTATCTTACTAAGTTGTGATAACAACTGCTTGTTTGTAGAAGCAGAATAATACACACTACTGAACTACAACTCTTGACTAAATTGGGCCACAGAAACTGGAAAACTGTATTCAACTTGTGCTTACACTGTATTAGGACCTACTTGTTCTAATACACACGCTACTAGCATAGCTCTAAAAGCGCAATTGGTTTTCTAAGCACTCTCTCAGTTATTAATTCAATTATTTTGAAGGAGTGAATTTAATTAGGATGTCAGCTGGTATATCCAACCAATTGCTTAATACACAAGCAAACACCCAATCCTGTCAAGTGGTAGCAATTTAGTTTAACAAGCTTTTCTCCTAAGTTCTACCTaagcttttttttaacatactcCCATTCAAggtagcaaaataaataaacaaacatcagaaaaatctCACTCTGCAGATGCCGGTCTGATGCCTCGTAGAGATCTGTGCAAGTCCCTAGAAATTCTCTTTACTCAGTCTCAGGACTACAGCACATAATCGGGACTTCAATAACAAGTGCTGTTACCTTTCCTGATGGGTCTGTATGCTTCCAGGAAGTAGGGTTTGAGATAGACCTCAAAGAGATTCCCCGTGATCCCTTCTACCGTGTCATCAATCGGCAGTACATGGATACGTTTGCCATATTTCACATCTGGGCAGGGCTGGATgctgcaacagaagaaaactccAGTTAGCCACATCATCCTGGACTTACACCCAAGTCTGGAAAAGGCAGTGATATCTCTTCTCAGGCCATTACAACTGCCAAAAAGGACTATCCAAATCCTTGCTGAGACTTCCCACCTTCCTAAGAATATCTAAATGCTGAGATGCTAAATACTATGAGCACTAGAGAGCTAGTCTTCACACATCACACCTTCCTT from Numida meleagris isolate 19003 breed g44 Domestic line chromosome Z, NumMel1.0, whole genome shotgun sequence encodes:
- the VCP gene encoding transitional endoplasmic reticulum ATPase codes for the protein MASGSDSKADDLSTAILKQKNRPNRLIVDEAINEDNSVVSLSQAKMDELQLFRGDTVLLKGKKRREAVCIVLSDDTCSDEKIRMNRVVRNNLRVRLGDVISIQPCPDVKYGKRIHVLPIDDTVEGITGNLFEVYLKPYFLEAYRPIRKGDIFLVRGGMRAVEFKVVETDPSPYCIVAPDTVIHCEGEPIKREDEEESLNEVGYDDIGGCRKQLAQIKEMVELPLRHPALFKAIGVKPPRGILLYGPPGTGKTLIARAVANETGAFFFLINGPEIMSKLAGESESNLRKAFEEAEKNAPAIIFIDELDAIAPKREKTHGEVERRIVSQLLTLMDGLKQRAHVIVMAATNRPNSIDPALRRFGRFDREVDIGIPDATGRLEILQIHTKNMKLADDVDLEQVANETHGHVGADLAALCSEAALQAIRKKMDLIDLEDETIDAEVMNSLAVTMDDFRWALSQSNPSALRETVVEVPQVTWEDIGGLEDVKRELQELVQYPVEHPDKFLKFGMTPSKGVLFYGPPGCGKTLLAKAIANECQANFISIKGPELLTMWFGESEANVREIFDKARQAAPCVLFFDELDSIAKARGGNIGDGGGAADRVINQILTEMDGMSTKKNVFIIGATNRPDIIDPAILRPGRLDQLIYIPLPDEKSRVAILKANLRKSPVAKDVDLDFLAKMTNGFSGADLTEICQRACKLAIRESIESEIRRERERQTNPSAMEVEEDDPVPEIRRDHFEEAMRFARRSVSDNDIRKYEMFAQTLQQSRGFGSFRFPSGNQGGAGPSQGTGGGSGGNVYSEDNDDDLYG